In the Thermoplasmatales archaeon genome, ATTGGAGAGTCATACTGTTGTAGGACTAATATTTATCTAATTGTTGTTTGAAACTGTTGTTTCAAGCAAATTCGTGCAAAAAATTATACGATGCATGGGAATTTGTAATGGTTGAACGTCGAGATCAGAGCGCTTATAGAAAGCGATGCTTCCTCTGTTAGAGAGGTTGCCATTGAATCCTGGAACTGGGCTTACGAAGAAATATACGATAAAACCTACATCGACGCATGGATCGATAATAATTACTCTGTGGACTCGTTAGTGAATTCAATTAACCGGTCAAATAGGGGAAATGGCCTGATATTCATAGGCGCATTCGAAGGGAATGAACTTTGTGGATTTCTCCAGGGAATCCTTAGGAAAGACCACGGTGAGATTCTCAGGCTCTATGTGAATCCATCGAAATCAAGACATAGCATAGGTTCACAGCTGTTAACCGAATTCGAGAAATCCACGATAAAAGGTAGGATCGCAACGCTAAAAGTTGGAGTGCAGGAAAAGAATGTTATCGGCATCAATTTCTATGCAAAACATGGGTTCTACAAAGCTTCTAAAGAAAATGATGAACTAATAATGTCAAAAGAGATTAATGACGTTGATTGATCCCATCCACTGTAGGACAAAATTTTGTTTCCAGTGGATCTAAAGCATCTCCCTTAGAACCTTTTTGTCTATCTTTCCGGTGCTCGTCTTCTGGAACGACTCAACAAGGCGGAATTCATCCGGGATCCAGAACTTGGCAATTCTTCCCGAATCTACAAATTTCATGAGGTGTTCCCTTATCTTCTTTTCATCAAGTTCCTTAAGTCCGGATATGAATGCTACCGGGCGTTCCTGCCATTTCGGATCAGGTTTTCCTACAACCGCGACTTCCCCGACACCAGGATACGTGCTTATTGCATCCTCTATAACCACAGTGGGTATGAACTCGCCACCGGACTTCACAGCATCCTTCTCTCTGTCGACTATCGACACGACCCCATATTTGTCAATGACAGCAAGGTCACCAGTGTGCATCCAATCGTCTTTCCAGAGTTTCTGTGTACCCTCAGGGTCCTTAACATATT is a window encoding:
- a CDS encoding GNAT family N-acetyltransferase, translating into MNVEIRALIESDASSVREVAIESWNWAYEEIYDKTYIDAWIDNNYSVDSLVNSINRSNRGNGLIFIGAFEGNELCGFLQGILRKDHGEILRLYVNPSKSRHSIGSQLLTEFEKSTIKGRIATLKVGVQEKNVIGINFYAKHGFYKASKENDELIMSKEINDVD